A stretch of Geomonas oryzisoli DNA encodes these proteins:
- a CDS encoding P-II family nitrogen regulator yields the protein MKKVEAIIKPFKLDEVKEALNEIGIQGITIGEVKGFGRQKGHTELYRGAEYVVDFIPKIKMEIIVSDEVVGKVVDAIEQAAKTGRIGDGKIFVTPVEEVVRIRTGERGEDAL from the coding sequence TTGAAAAAAGTCGAAGCAATCATAAAACCTTTCAAGCTTGATGAAGTGAAAGAAGCTCTCAACGAGATCGGCATCCAGGGGATCACCATCGGTGAGGTGAAGGGTTTCGGTCGCCAGAAAGGGCACACCGAGCTTTACCGCGGCGCCGAGTATGTCGTCGACTTCATTCCCAAAATCAAGATGGAGATCATCGTTTCCGACGAAGTGGTCGGCAAGGTCGTTGACGCCATCGAGCAGGCCGCAAAAACCGGGCGCATCGGCGACGGCAAGATTTTCGTCACCCCCGTGGAAGAGGTAGTCCGGATCAGGACCGGTGAAAGGGGCGAAGACGCTCTCTAA
- the hrpB gene encoding ATP-dependent helicase HrpB — MLKPAVIDTILPELLAALQKGNVAVLQAPPGAGKTTRVPLALLDALSDRGRIVMLEPRRLAAVNAARYMAQCLGEEVGKTVGYSIRFERKVSKATRIEVVTEGILARRLQGDPLLEGVAAVIFDEFHERSLTCDLSLALCRDVQLGLREDLRLLVMSATLDAEPVARLLGGAPLVTSEGRQFPVELRYLKSEPTTRLAETACAGVMKALAETEGDILVFLPGAGDIRRCESILQAQVGPQVMIAVLYGDLPFAAQERAILPGDRRKVVLATNIAETSLTIEGVRVVVDTGYSRQLRYDPSTGLNRLDTMRISAASAQQRAGRAGRVAPGVCYRLWTEHTHSALLPFTAPEIKVSDLAPLALDLAQWGVADPASLSFLDAPPAAHLAEGRALLKALGALDQRGAITALGSRMAALPMHPRLASMLVGSLDAGHAPLACMLAAILSERDIMPRGSGSISESDLLDRLDAVRERRDPQGARTVERLAAYFRGTLGVPDAPVRADADAVGRLLLMAYPDRVARERNPGSGRYLMANGTGAKLSPRSNLRAQPFIVAVEVEGGAGEGDIHMASAVSLEAIRSGCAAAITRERRVFWEEREGRVVARDEERLGAVILSERAAAPEKEEIAAALLLGILSGTGIGGLNWSEHALQYRNRVRFLARVLPEEQLPDLSDEALAAGAGQWLLPYLQGVRTLAQLAKVDLLQPLKALLDYRQQQLVEKDAPTHLQVPSGSRVALEYPAEGEPFLAVKLQEMFGLAETPRLARGRVPVLIHLLSPARRPIQVTADLKSFWNGAYREVCKELKGRYPKHPWPDDPWNAPATRHVKKRM; from the coding sequence ATGCTGAAACCCGCCGTCATCGACACCATACTCCCCGAACTGCTCGCGGCGCTGCAAAAGGGTAACGTCGCCGTGCTGCAGGCGCCTCCGGGGGCGGGCAAGACCACGCGGGTGCCGCTCGCCCTGCTCGATGCGCTTTCGGACCGCGGCCGCATCGTCATGCTGGAACCGCGCCGCCTCGCCGCCGTGAACGCCGCCCGCTACATGGCCCAGTGCCTGGGCGAGGAGGTGGGGAAAACGGTCGGCTACAGCATCCGCTTCGAGCGCAAGGTTTCCAAGGCAACCCGCATTGAGGTGGTGACCGAGGGGATCCTGGCCCGCCGGCTGCAGGGCGACCCGCTGCTGGAAGGGGTTGCGGCGGTAATCTTCGACGAGTTCCACGAAAGAAGCCTTACCTGCGACCTTTCCCTCGCTCTGTGCCGCGACGTTCAGCTCGGGCTGCGCGAGGACCTGCGCCTGCTGGTCATGTCGGCGACCCTCGATGCCGAGCCGGTGGCGAGGCTTCTTGGGGGCGCGCCGCTTGTCACCAGCGAGGGGCGGCAGTTCCCGGTCGAGCTCCGTTATCTGAAGAGCGAGCCGACAACGAGGCTGGCCGAGACGGCGTGTGCCGGGGTGATGAAAGCCCTTGCCGAGACCGAAGGGGACATCCTGGTATTCCTGCCGGGCGCCGGCGACATCAGGCGCTGCGAAAGCATCCTCCAGGCCCAGGTCGGCCCGCAGGTGATGATCGCCGTCCTCTACGGGGACCTCCCCTTCGCCGCCCAGGAGCGTGCCATCCTCCCGGGCGACCGCCGCAAGGTTGTGCTCGCCACCAACATCGCCGAGACCAGCCTCACCATCGAAGGGGTGCGGGTGGTAGTCGACACCGGCTACTCCCGCCAGCTCCGCTACGATCCCTCCACCGGCCTCAACCGCCTCGACACCATGCGTATCTCCGCGGCCTCCGCCCAGCAGCGCGCAGGTCGTGCCGGCAGGGTCGCCCCGGGCGTCTGCTACCGCCTCTGGACCGAGCACACCCATAGTGCCCTTCTTCCCTTCACCGCTCCCGAGATCAAGGTTTCCGACCTCGCGCCGCTTGCGCTCGACCTGGCGCAGTGGGGGGTAGCCGATCCCGCCTCGCTGAGTTTTCTCGATGCGCCTCCGGCCGCCCACCTCGCCGAGGGACGCGCGCTGCTGAAAGCCTTGGGCGCTCTCGATCAGCGCGGCGCCATCACCGCACTGGGGAGCAGGATGGCTGCACTCCCGATGCATCCGCGCCTTGCCTCCATGCTGGTGGGCTCGCTCGACGCCGGACACGCGCCGCTTGCCTGCATGCTGGCCGCCATCCTGTCCGAGCGCGACATCATGCCGCGCGGCAGCGGCAGCATCTCTGAAAGCGATCTGCTGGACCGGCTGGATGCGGTTCGCGAACGCCGCGACCCGCAGGGGGCGCGGACGGTGGAACGCCTGGCTGCCTATTTCCGCGGCACTCTCGGCGTACCCGACGCCCCCGTGCGTGCCGATGCCGACGCCGTCGGCCGCTTGCTCCTTATGGCCTATCCGGACCGGGTGGCGCGTGAGCGGAATCCCGGCTCCGGACGCTACCTCATGGCCAACGGCACCGGTGCCAAACTGTCCCCGCGCAGCAACCTGCGGGCGCAGCCTTTCATCGTCGCCGTCGAGGTCGAGGGGGGCGCGGGGGAAGGAGACATCCACATGGCGAGCGCCGTTTCACTGGAGGCGATCCGCTCGGGATGCGCGGCCGCCATAACCCGGGAGCGCAGGGTGTTCTGGGAGGAACGCGAGGGGAGGGTGGTGGCCCGGGATGAGGAGCGGCTGGGCGCCGTCATCCTTTCCGAGCGGGCGGCGGCTCCCGAGAAGGAAGAGATCGCCGCGGCGCTGCTGCTGGGGATACTGTCGGGGACTGGCATCGGCGGGCTCAACTGGAGCGAGCATGCCTTGCAGTACCGGAACAGGGTGCGCTTCCTGGCCCGGGTGCTCCCCGAGGAGCAATTACCCGACCTCTCCGACGAGGCGCTGGCGGCCGGCGCGGGACAGTGGCTCCTCCCCTATCTGCAGGGGGTGCGGACCCTCGCCCAACTGGCCAAGGTCGACCTGCTGCAGCCTTTGAAGGCGCTCCTCGATTACCGCCAGCAGCAGCTCGTCGAGAAGGACGCGCCCACGCACCTGCAGGTCCCGAGCGGCTCACGCGTCGCGTTGGAGTATCCGGCAGAGGGGGAGCCGTTTCTTGCGGTCAAGCTCCAGGAGATGTTCGGGCTGGCCGAGACGCCTCGGCTTGCGCGGGGCAGGGTGCCGGTGCTGATCCACCTGCTGTCGCCGGCGCGGCGTCCCATCCAGGTAACGGCCGATCTGAAGAGTTTCTGGAACGGGGCCTACCGTGAGGTGTGCAAGGAGTTGAAAGGTCGCTATCCGAAACACCCTTGGCCCGACGACCCCTGGAATGCCCCGGCTACGCGGCATGTGAAGAAGAGAATGTGA
- a CDS encoding phosphatase PAP2 family protein yields the protein MFAGFPVVFLLWLVLCQVAIVTPVHAAENVFTSTTAIKEETVRFAGEGTLFLKGPVDPYLTGTVVTAGLFGLTYLFDEKIRDEFAGSHHGVMRGVTDAGNAVSNPLLHLGVAAAFYGTGALTDQVKVMQLGEEMGEALLLADGATFVLKGVIGRGRPYQVDSSTSYRPFQFKDGYDSLPSMHTASSFALAHVFADKTDNFYGKAACYAAAGLAGFSRVYQNKHWASDVVLGAAIGELAGAAVTRYRSAPAGSVTVAPMAIGGAPAVALLGKF from the coding sequence TTGTTTGCCGGATTTCCCGTCGTATTCCTGCTCTGGCTCGTCCTCTGCCAAGTGGCCATCGTTACGCCGGTGCATGCCGCCGAGAACGTCTTTACCAGCACGACCGCCATCAAGGAAGAGACGGTGCGCTTCGCGGGAGAGGGGACGCTGTTCCTGAAGGGGCCGGTCGATCCTTACCTTACCGGGACCGTGGTGACTGCCGGTCTCTTCGGCCTCACCTATCTCTTCGACGAAAAGATCCGGGATGAATTCGCCGGCTCGCACCACGGCGTTATGAGGGGGGTTACCGACGCCGGTAACGCGGTGAGCAACCCGCTGCTCCACCTCGGCGTTGCAGCCGCCTTTTATGGGACCGGTGCCCTTACCGACCAGGTGAAGGTGATGCAGCTGGGCGAGGAAATGGGGGAGGCCCTGCTTCTTGCCGACGGCGCCACCTTCGTTCTCAAGGGGGTGATCGGGCGGGGGCGTCCATACCAGGTGGACAGCAGTACGAGCTACCGCCCCTTCCAGTTCAAGGACGGCTACGACTCGCTCCCCTCGATGCATACCGCGAGCTCGTTTGCCCTGGCCCACGTCTTCGCCGACAAGACAGACAATTTCTACGGGAAGGCCGCCTGCTATGCCGCCGCCGGCCTCGCCGGATTTTCCCGGGTGTACCAGAACAAGCACTGGGCGAGCGACGTGGTCCTCGGCGCAGCCATAGGGGAACTGGCCGGTGCTGCCGTAACGAGGTACCGTTCCGCCCCGGCGGGAAGCGTCACCGTGGCGCCCATGGCCATCGGCGGTGCGCCCGCAGTGGCGCTTTTGGGCAAATTCTAG
- a CDS encoding HAD family hydrolase, with amino-acid sequence MLKAVIFDFDGIIVDTEPLHYKAFQELLVPLGLGYSWQEYLDLYIGFDDRDAFREAFRVHGRALTDQELKELIKGKAAAFLKIVSGGVAPYPGVVELIRSISGNLPLALCSGALSSDIEPILAQLGLTDAFDVKVTADEVAASKPDPESYRLAVQRLQERFPGKVDAAGSIAVEDTPAGIASATGAGLKVLAVTNSYPEERLTGACRVLDSLAGVDLEGLRLLI; translated from the coding sequence ATGCTGAAGGCAGTCATCTTCGACTTCGACGGGATCATCGTGGACACCGAGCCGTTACACTACAAGGCGTTCCAGGAGTTGCTGGTGCCGCTCGGCCTGGGTTACTCCTGGCAGGAGTACCTCGATCTCTACATCGGCTTCGACGACCGCGACGCCTTCCGCGAGGCCTTCCGGGTGCACGGCCGGGCGCTTACCGACCAGGAGCTCAAGGAGCTGATCAAGGGCAAAGCCGCGGCTTTCCTGAAGATCGTCTCGGGCGGTGTGGCGCCGTACCCGGGCGTGGTGGAACTGATCCGCTCCATCTCCGGCAACCTCCCGCTTGCCCTGTGCAGCGGGGCCCTCAGTAGCGACATCGAACCGATCCTGGCCCAGCTCGGACTGACCGATGCCTTCGACGTCAAGGTAACCGCCGACGAGGTCGCGGCGAGCAAGCCCGATCCGGAAAGCTACCGCCTCGCCGTGCAGCGGCTCCAGGAGCGTTTCCCGGGCAAAGTGGACGCGGCGGGCTCCATCGCCGTCGAGGACACCCCTGCCGGCATCGCCTCGGCGACCGGGGCCGGTCTCAAGGTGCTGGCCGTGACCAACAGCTACCCGGAGGAACGCCTGACCGGTGCCTGCCGCGTGCTCGATTCGCTTGCCGGTGTCGACCTCGAGGGTCTGCGCCTGCTCATCTGA
- the gluQRS gene encoding tRNA glutamyl-Q(34) synthetase GluQRS gives MADLPDNKIVIGRFAPSPTGPLHLGSLVAALGSYLIAKKAGGLWLLRMEDLDLPRVIPGIADDMLATLEKLGFRWDGEVLYQSRRIEYYRAAAEQLQQRGLAYACGCTRSEIAQIASAPHEDGLVYPGLCRDGLAPEKVERALRVKVYDEVISFDDGIMGRYSQHLTASCGDFVIHRADGPYAYHLAVVVDDAASGVNQVVRGSDLLASTPRQIYLQRIFNLPTPSYFHLPLVTGPDGAKLSKRDNAVSIAAGRDLEREGGRLLFAALRFLGQLPPPELQDAAATEVLEWGVDHLDVSAIPRTPAPFIYP, from the coding sequence ATGGCTGACTTACCGGACAACAAAATCGTCATCGGCCGTTTCGCGCCGTCCCCGACCGGACCGCTGCACCTGGGATCCCTGGTCGCGGCACTGGGAAGCTACCTGATCGCGAAGAAGGCGGGTGGTTTGTGGCTGTTGCGCATGGAGGACCTGGACCTGCCGCGCGTGATACCGGGCATCGCCGACGATATGCTGGCCACCCTTGAAAAGCTAGGTTTCCGGTGGGACGGGGAAGTGCTCTACCAGAGCCGGCGTATCGAATATTACCGCGCCGCCGCCGAGCAGTTGCAGCAGCGCGGCCTGGCCTACGCCTGCGGCTGCACCAGGAGCGAGATAGCGCAGATCGCATCGGCCCCGCATGAAGACGGCCTGGTGTATCCAGGCCTTTGCCGCGACGGATTGGCGCCGGAGAAGGTGGAACGGGCGCTGCGGGTCAAGGTCTACGATGAGGTGATTTCCTTCGATGACGGGATCATGGGACGCTACAGCCAGCACCTCACCGCGTCCTGCGGCGATTTCGTGATCCACCGTGCCGACGGGCCCTATGCTTACCATTTGGCTGTCGTGGTCGACGATGCTGCCTCAGGTGTGAACCAGGTGGTGCGGGGGTCGGACCTGCTCGCTTCTACGCCGCGCCAGATCTACCTGCAGCGCATCTTCAACCTGCCGACACCCTCCTACTTCCATCTGCCGCTGGTTACCGGGCCCGACGGCGCCAAGCTCAGCAAGCGCGACAACGCCGTCTCAATTGCCGCGGGGCGCGACCTGGAGCGGGAGGGGGGGCGACTCCTCTTTGCCGCGCTTCGTTTTCTCGGGCAGCTCCCGCCGCCGGAACTGCAGGACGCGGCAGCGACGGAAGTCCTGGAGTGGGGAGTCGACCATCTCGATGTCTCCGCCATCCCCCGCACCCCAGCCCCCTTTATCTATCCCTGA
- a CDS encoding peptidoglycan DD-metalloendopeptidase family protein: MKKKAHTLLCNGASRLARALLPAAAVVGALCVAPAQADFFRYTDDNGVEVFTNTPTTSGAVRVLREVKPPKPKARMQQAPTASTPGKETPDLTGLDAKLPVQGVITSGYGLRHDPIDGGLRHHNGVDIAVPTGTRVKAIAAGKVIESGTHGGYGNLVTVQHADGMVSMYGHNSQIEVKVGDQVEAGQTVALSGSTGRSTGPHVHFELWKNGINVTRNYLDNGAGIPEVTGSIRSYLHKDGSLVFTNIN, translated from the coding sequence GTGAAGAAAAAGGCACACACACTACTATGCAACGGAGCGTCGCGGCTGGCACGCGCACTACTGCCTGCAGCTGCCGTGGTTGGCGCGCTCTGCGTCGCGCCGGCGCAGGCCGACTTTTTCCGTTACACCGACGACAACGGCGTGGAGGTCTTCACCAACACCCCGACCACCAGCGGCGCGGTGCGGGTGCTGCGCGAAGTGAAGCCGCCCAAGCCAAAGGCCAGGATGCAGCAGGCTCCCACCGCTTCGACACCCGGCAAGGAAACACCGGATCTCACCGGCCTGGATGCCAAGCTCCCCGTGCAGGGGGTAATCACCTCCGGATACGGCCTGCGGCACGACCCGATCGATGGCGGGCTGAGACATCACAACGGCGTCGACATCGCGGTGCCGACCGGCACCAGGGTCAAGGCGATAGCGGCAGGGAAGGTGATCGAGAGCGGAACGCACGGCGGCTACGGGAACCTCGTTACCGTCCAACACGCCGACGGAATGGTGTCCATGTACGGGCACAACTCGCAGATCGAGGTCAAGGTGGGAGACCAGGTGGAGGCGGGACAGACCGTGGCGCTGTCGGGTTCGACGGGAAGATCGACCGGGCCCCACGTGCATTTCGAACTATGGAAAAACGGCATCAACGTGACGCGCAACTACCTCGACAACGGCGCCGGCATACCTGAGGTGACCGGCAGCATCAGAAGCTACCTCCACAAGGACGGCTCACTCGTCTTCACCAATATCAATTGA
- a CDS encoding 2-oxoacid:acceptor oxidoreductase family protein: MRKDVLIAGFGGQGVLLAGNLLSYAAIDEGKNVSYFPAYGVEKRGGSATCTVVIADGAVGSPVVGQPSVLVVLNQASLERFGARVRPGGVLIVNSSLVDVSSLGRTDIEIVSVPMNEIATELGDLRMVNMVAVGAYVALTDAVQLPSLAAALSHALPERNHRFIPANVKAIETGAETARAKKEA; encoded by the coding sequence ATGCGTAAAGATGTCTTGATAGCGGGATTCGGTGGTCAGGGGGTGCTTCTGGCCGGCAACCTGCTCTCCTATGCAGCGATAGATGAAGGAAAGAACGTCAGCTACTTTCCCGCCTACGGGGTGGAGAAGCGCGGCGGTTCCGCTACCTGCACGGTCGTCATCGCCGATGGAGCGGTGGGCTCGCCCGTAGTCGGGCAGCCCTCGGTACTGGTGGTGCTGAACCAGGCATCCCTGGAGCGCTTCGGCGCGCGGGTCCGTCCCGGCGGCGTCCTCATCGTCAATTCGTCCCTGGTCGACGTCTCTTCCCTGGGGCGCACCGACATAGAGATCGTGTCGGTCCCCATGAACGAGATAGCGACAGAGTTGGGCGATCTCAGGATGGTGAACATGGTCGCGGTCGGCGCCTACGTTGCCCTGACCGACGCGGTGCAGCTCCCGTCTTTGGCTGCCGCGCTGTCCCATGCGCTCCCCGAGCGCAACCACAGGTTCATCCCGGCCAACGTCAAGGCGATAGAAACCGGGGCCGAGACGGCCAGGGCGAAAAAAGAAGCTTGA
- a CDS encoding pyrimidine/purine nucleoside phosphorylase, whose amino-acid sequence MSEFNNVTVVKEANVYFDGGVTSRTIFFADGSRKTLGIMMPGEYTFNTGSAELMEIMSGEMTVLLPGSPDWVAVRGGEAFEVPENSSFKLKVTAVSDYCCSFL is encoded by the coding sequence GTGTCTGAGTTCAACAACGTAACGGTGGTCAAAGAGGCCAATGTCTATTTCGACGGCGGCGTCACCAGCCGCACCATTTTCTTCGCCGACGGGTCCCGCAAGACCCTGGGTATCATGATGCCGGGCGAGTACACCTTCAACACCGGTTCGGCCGAGCTGATGGAGATCATGTCCGGCGAGATGACCGTGCTCCTTCCCGGTTCTCCGGACTGGGTGGCCGTCAGGGGCGGTGAGGCCTTCGAGGTCCCGGAGAACTCCAGCTTCAAGCTGAAGGTCACCGCCGTCTCCGACTACTGCTGCTCTTTCCTGTAA
- the glnA gene encoding type I glutamate--ammonia ligase: MTPKQVVEFAKENGVLMVDFKFMDFVGIWQHFTVPMSEFGEDTFEEGQGFDGSSIRGWQPIHASDMIILPDPTTAKMDPFTAVPTLSLICDIFDPITKESYSRDPRNIAKKAENYVKSTGLADTAYFGPEAEFFIFDDVRYDSTANSSFYAVDSVEGAWNTGREEFPNLGYKPRHKEGYFPVAPTDSQNDLRNEMVMELQKVGIRVECQHHEVATGGQAEIDMRFSSLVDMADQLQWFKYVIKNVANRNGKTVTFMPKPLYGDNGSGMHCHMSLWKDGTNLFAGDKYGGLSQMALYYIGGIIKHARALCAFTNPTTNSYKRLVPGFEAPVNMAYSSRNRSASLRIPMFSNNPKAKRIEYRTPDPSCNGYLAFAAMLMAGLDGIENKIDPGQPLDKDIYGLSPEELSTIPSAPGSLEEALNALKEDHEFLLKGDVFTPDVIDKWIEYKTEAEVNPVRMRPVPLEFALYFDI, encoded by the coding sequence ATGACACCAAAACAAGTTGTGGAGTTTGCCAAAGAAAACGGCGTGCTGATGGTCGATTTCAAGTTCATGGACTTCGTCGGCATCTGGCAGCACTTCACCGTACCGATGAGCGAGTTCGGTGAGGACACCTTTGAGGAGGGCCAGGGCTTCGACGGTTCCTCCATCCGTGGGTGGCAGCCGATCCACGCTTCCGACATGATTATCCTCCCGGACCCGACCACAGCAAAAATGGACCCGTTCACCGCGGTACCGACCCTCTCCCTGATCTGCGACATCTTCGACCCGATCACCAAGGAAAGCTACTCCCGCGACCCGCGTAACATCGCTAAAAAAGCCGAGAACTACGTGAAGTCGACCGGCCTCGCCGACACCGCCTACTTCGGACCGGAAGCCGAGTTCTTCATCTTCGACGACGTCCGCTACGACTCCACCGCCAACTCCTCCTTCTACGCCGTCGATTCCGTCGAAGGCGCCTGGAACACCGGCCGTGAAGAGTTCCCGAACCTCGGCTACAAGCCGCGCCACAAGGAAGGCTACTTCCCGGTTGCCCCGACCGACTCCCAGAACGATCTCCGTAACGAGATGGTGATGGAGCTCCAGAAGGTCGGCATCCGCGTCGAGTGCCAGCACCACGAAGTCGCCACCGGCGGCCAGGCCGAGATCGACATGCGCTTCTCGTCGCTGGTGGACATGGCTGACCAACTCCAGTGGTTCAAGTACGTCATCAAGAACGTTGCCAACCGCAACGGCAAGACGGTAACCTTCATGCCGAAGCCGCTCTACGGCGACAACGGTTCCGGTATGCACTGCCACATGTCCCTGTGGAAAGACGGCACCAACCTCTTCGCCGGCGACAAATACGGCGGGCTTTCCCAGATGGCTCTGTACTACATCGGCGGCATCATCAAGCATGCCCGCGCCCTGTGCGCCTTCACCAACCCGACCACCAACTCCTACAAGCGTCTGGTGCCGGGCTTCGAGGCTCCGGTGAACATGGCTTACTCCAGCCGTAACCGTTCCGCCTCCCTGCGAATCCCGATGTTCTCCAACAACCCGAAGGCGAAGAGGATCGAGTACCGTACTCCGGACCCGTCCTGCAACGGCTACCTCGCTTTCGCCGCCATGCTGATGGCAGGCCTCGACGGCATCGAGAACAAGATCGATCCGGGCCAGCCGCTGGACAAGGACATCTACGGTCTGTCCCCGGAAGAGCTCTCCACCATCCCGTCCGCTCCGGGGAGCCTGGAAGAGGCTCTCAACGCCCTCAAAGAGGACCACGAGTTCCTGCTCAAGGGCGACGTCTTCACCCCGGACGTCATCGACAAGTGGATCGAGTACAAGACCGAAGCCGAAGTCAACCCGGTCCGCATGCGTCCGGTACCGCTCGAGTTCGCTCTCTACTTCGACATCTAA
- a CDS encoding glutamine synthetase III family protein, translating into MEMFGQNVFNQSVMREKLPKAVFKNLKKTIDEGLPLDPSIADVVAAAMKEWAVERGATHFTHWFQPMTGITAEKHDAFLSPTESGALLEFSGKELVKGEPDASSFPSGGLRATFEARGYTAWDCTSPAFLREEADVITLCIPTAFCSYTGEALDKKVPLLRSMEALSAQAVRVLKLFGNNDVTRVTSTVGAEQEYFLVDKSFYLQRPDLMMAGRTLFGAMSSKGQELEDHYFGSIKERVLSYMKEVNEELWKLGVTAKTQHNEVAPGQFEIAPIFENTNIATDHNQMVMDVLKRVALRHDMVCLLHEKPFAGVNGSGKHNNWSMSSNDGQNLLEPGRTPHDNAQFLTFLMATIKAVDTYAGLLRCSCANAGNEYRLGANEAPPAIISVFLGEQLADIIDQIVAGVAKSSAMSGLMDIGVSTLPALPKDATDRNRTSPFAFTGNKFEFRMLGSSFSISGPNIIINTIIAQALKEFADVLEKSTNFDADLDQLLQETAKKHQRVIFNGNNYSDEWVQEAAKRGLPNIPSTPDALKELVSKEAQEVFAAHNVFSEKELHARYEIMVEQYVKTLNIEALTMIDMANHSIIPTAIEYATTVASSINAVTAVSSKLDVSTQKELLEELSDKLAAMSANTKALEKALEEANGIADADKQAAAFRANVFTKMLELRATGDALEKIIAAKYWPLPTYREMLFVL; encoded by the coding sequence GTGGAGATGTTCGGGCAAAACGTGTTTAACCAGTCTGTGATGAGAGAGAAGCTGCCGAAAGCTGTGTTCAAGAACCTGAAGAAAACTATCGACGAAGGTCTGCCGCTGGATCCCTCCATTGCAGATGTTGTCGCAGCGGCAATGAAAGAGTGGGCCGTTGAAAGGGGCGCAACGCACTTCACCCATTGGTTCCAGCCGATGACCGGCATCACCGCGGAAAAGCATGACGCTTTCCTTTCGCCGACCGAGAGCGGGGCGCTGTTGGAGTTTTCCGGCAAAGAACTGGTCAAAGGCGAGCCGGATGCCTCCTCCTTCCCCAGCGGCGGTCTGAGGGCCACCTTCGAAGCCAGGGGCTACACCGCCTGGGACTGCACCTCGCCTGCCTTCCTGAGGGAAGAGGCCGACGTCATCACCCTCTGCATCCCCACCGCGTTCTGCTCCTACACCGGTGAGGCCCTGGACAAGAAGGTTCCCCTGCTTCGTTCCATGGAAGCGCTTTCCGCGCAGGCTGTGCGTGTGCTCAAGCTGTTCGGCAACAACGACGTCACCAGGGTTACCTCGACTGTCGGCGCCGAGCAGGAGTACTTCCTGGTCGACAAGTCTTTCTACCTGCAGAGGCCGGACCTGATGATGGCAGGCAGGACCCTTTTCGGCGCCATGTCCTCCAAGGGGCAGGAGCTGGAAGATCACTACTTCGGCAGCATCAAGGAAAGAGTGCTTTCCTACATGAAGGAAGTGAATGAAGAGCTGTGGAAACTCGGCGTCACCGCCAAGACCCAGCACAACGAAGTGGCACCGGGACAGTTCGAGATCGCACCGATTTTCGAGAACACCAACATCGCCACCGACCATAACCAGATGGTCATGGATGTTCTCAAGCGCGTCGCCCTGAGGCATGACATGGTCTGCCTGCTGCACGAGAAGCCGTTCGCCGGCGTCAACGGCTCCGGTAAGCACAACAACTGGTCCATGAGCTCCAACGATGGCCAGAACCTGCTCGAGCCGGGTCGCACCCCCCATGACAATGCCCAGTTCCTCACCTTCCTCATGGCCACCATCAAGGCCGTCGACACCTACGCCGGCCTGCTGCGCTGCTCCTGCGCCAACGCCGGCAACGAATACCGACTGGGCGCCAACGAGGCACCTCCGGCGATCATTTCGGTCTTCCTCGGCGAGCAGCTGGCCGACATCATCGACCAGATCGTTGCGGGCGTAGCCAAGTCCTCCGCAATGAGCGGTCTCATGGACATCGGCGTAAGCACCCTTCCGGCGCTGCCCAAGGACGCCACCGACAGGAACAGGACCTCGCCGTTTGCCTTTACCGGCAACAAGTTTGAGTTCAGGATGCTCGGTTCATCCTTCTCCATCTCCGGGCCGAACATCATCATCAATACCATCATCGCTCAGGCGCTGAAGGAATTCGCCGACGTGCTGGAGAAATCCACCAACTTCGACGCCGACCTCGACCAGCTGCTGCAGGAAACCGCGAAGAAACACCAGCGCGTGATCTTCAACGGCAACAACTACTCCGACGAGTGGGTCCAGGAAGCGGCCAAGCGCGGCCTGCCGAACATCCCGAGCACTCCCGACGCACTCAAGGAGCTGGTCTCCAAGGAAGCGCAGGAGGTGTTCGCAGCTCACAACGTATTCAGCGAGAAGGAGCTGCACGCTCGTTACGAAATCATGGTCGAGCAGTACGTGAAGACCCTGAACATCGAAGCGCTGACCATGATCGACATGGCCAACCACAGCATCATCCCCACCGCCATCGAGTATGCGACCACGGTGGCATCGTCGATCAATGCGGTTACCGCGGTATCCAGCAAGCTGGACGTCTCCACCCAGAAGGAACTGCTGGAAGAGCTCAGCGACAAGCTTGCCGCGATGAGCGCCAACACCAAGGCGCTGGAGAAGGCGCTCGAAGAGGCCAATGGTATCGCCGATGCCGACAAACAGGCCGCCGCATTCCGGGCCAACGTCTTCACCAAAATGCTCGAGCTGCGCGCCACCGGCGACGCGCTGGAGAAAATCATCGCTGCCAAATACTGGCCGCTGCCGACCTACAGGGAAATGCTCTTCGTCCTGTAA